The Thermacetogenium phaeum DSM 12270 genome segment ACGCCCATCCCGGATGGGTCCTCGGTGCTGCGCAGCTGAGTCTTGTTGCCCTCTTCGGTGTACATTCCGCAGTAGATCCAGACACCGCAGGAGGTGGTTCCGTCATCCCTGAGATCGGCAAACTTGGGCATCAGTTTACCTGTTTTGAGGTCATAGCCGTTGATCTCCCTCTGGACCGCGTCCAGCAGGGCGGCTTCCTCTTCGGGATAGTCCCAGGTCATATCCAGGATCGGCTTATCCTTGGGGTCGGTACTGCCCTGGTAGACCTCTTTAATCTTATGGCCGATTTCCCGGAAGATCTCCAGGTCGCTGATGGCTTCTCCAACGGGATCAACGGCTTTCCAGCGGAACTGAATCCAGCGCCCGCTGTTGGTGATCGTCCCGGACTTCTCATAGGACGCCGCAGCAGGCAGGAAGAACACCTCGGTCTTGATCTTTGAGGGATCCGCTCCGGCTTCCCTCTTCCAGAAAGAGGCTGTCTCCGTCTCGAAGAGATCCGCCGCTACCATCCAATCCAGCTTCTCGAGAGCCTTCGTTTCCTTAGCAGCATCAGGGCCGCTGACAAAGGGGTTCGATCCAAAAATGAGAAGACCTTTGATTTCCCCATCATACATGGCCTCAAAGATGCCGATATGACTATGGTCGCGACCCGCCCGCCGCTTAGGCAGATAATCATAACAAAAATCATTCTCCGGTGTTGCCGCATCCCCGTACCAGGCCTTGAGCATGCTCTTCAGCCATTTGGGCGTGTTCACCTTGAAGCCTGCCTTGGGGGTTTCCTTTGCTAAGTATCCGGCCAGGTCGGCGTAAGCAGGGTCGTTCGTCGGAGCACCCATATAACCGGTCAGGACATGGTTGAGCAGCCCCATATCGCAGGCGCCCTGCACGTTGGACTCCCCGCGCATGGCGTTGACACCGCCGCCCGGAACGCCGATGTTCCCCAACAACAGCTGGAGGATGGCATAGGCCCTCACATTTTCGGAACCTACCGTGTGCTGGGTCGTCCCCATAGCATAGAGAATGGTCCCGCTCTTATCACGGGTACCCGTCGCAGCGTAGGTTTCCGCTACCTTTAAGAACAGGTCTTTAGGGGTACCGGTAATGCTGCAAACAGTATCGACGTCGTAGCGCTCGAAATGCTTCTTCAGCAACTGGAAAACACAGCGTGGACTTTGAAGGGTTAAGTCTTTTAAGGGTTTTCCTGCAGCATCAGTTTTATATTTCCAGGTTGACTGGTCGTATTTACGCTTCTCCGGATCATAACCCGTGAAGAGCCCCTGGAAAACCCCATTGTCGTAACAGTCGAAACCGTCATCGATGATAAAGGGAGCGTTGGTGTAGTTTACAACATAATCGTGGAAGTACAGATTGTTCTCCAGAATGTAATTAATAATCCCGCCGATAAAAGCGATATCGGTACCTGATCGCATTGGAACGTAGATATCTGCACGAGCTGATGTCCTGGTAAAACGCGGATCGACGTGGATAATTTTGGCCCCTCTTTTTTCTCTGGCTTCTGTCAGCCACTTAAACGACATGGGGTGGTTTTCCGCAGCATTGCTTCCGATTATCAAAGCGCAGTCTGTATTACGCATGTCAACCCAGTGGTTTGTCATTACGCCTCTACCAAACGTTGGTGACAGACCTGCCACCGTCGAGCCGTGTCACAAGCGGGCGCAGTGTTCCACATAGACGATGCCGAGAATGCGCGCCAGCTTTGAATAAAGATAACATTCCTCATTATCCAGTGCGGCACCACCCAGTGTGGCAATCGCATCCGTCCTGTTGACCGTTATTTCTATCTCTCTCTCGGCCCCGGTTTCATCCCTGGTTTTGACCTTTTCGGTGGTGATAAAGGTCTCGTCCCTTGTCTTTTTTATTCTTTGTGCGATTTCATTGAGGACCCAATCCCAATCCTTTTCCTCCCAGTGATCGCTGTAGGGTGCCCTGTAGAGAGGTTTGGTCATTCGCCGTGGGTTATCATGCAGCTGAAAGACAGACGCCCCCTTGGCACAAGTTGCACCCTGGTTGATGGGATGATCGGGATCCCCTTCGGTGCTGATCACCTTTCCATCGGCTGCGTAGACTACCAGCCCACAGCCGCACCCGCAATAGGGACAAATGGTAGGAACCGGTTGGACATTTTTGATCCTGTAATCACCTATTTGAGCCATAGCGGGCGTGAGGTCAAAACCGAGGACCGGCAGGGTGGCTACCGCGGCGCCAGAAATCTTGAAAAACTCGCGCCTCGTTACTTTCACCGTGTTCCTCACTCCTTAATCCTTCAGATATATTCGGTTGTTAGCGGTGTTAAGGATCGCAAACTCATATCTCACCCCCTAAATTCATTACAAATAAAACTAAAATTATTAAATACCTCCAAAACAACAGCTTATATCCATCTTTATTTCTCCATTCTCAGAGAAATTCCTGCTTATCATTAAATGAAATCTATCATCAACTTTCTTCACCTGCCAGTTCCTTAAACTTGGCCTCCTTTTTTCTGGCCACCGTTTTGGCCACTATAATTCCTACTTCATAGAGAATCAATATCGGTGCCGCCATAATGAGTTGAGAGAGGGGATCCGGCCCCGGCGTCAGCATGGCTGCGAGAATAAAGGTAACCACAACGGCATACTTCCGGTTGCGTATCAGCCATTCTGGGGTAACCACCCCGATCTTAGTAAGAAAGTAGACAACAAGGGGGAGCTCAAAAATCAACCCAAAGGGGATCAGAAATGTCATAGTGAAAGAAAGGTATCTGCTGATGGTGAGCATCGGATCGAATTCGCTGGCAAGATTGATCAATACATAGATGGCTACAGGGAAAACTGCGAAATAAGCAAACACCACACCGGCGACAAAGAGAATAATCGAAGCCGGAAGGAGACGGCAAAGATACCTCTTCTCATGAGGGTAAAGGGCAGGTACAACAAAACGCCAGCCTTGCCAGAGAACAACAGGTGCAGCGAAAATCGTCCCTGCAATAAGGGCTATCTTGAATTTGACAAAGATACCCTCGGTAATGGCTGTATAAACGAGCTTGATACCCTGAGCATCCAAGGGCCTGGTGATTATTTTGAGTATCTGCTCGATAAAAAAGAAGGAGCCGATGCTAGCGATACCTATGGCAAGAAGGGAAATGATTATTACCCTTCTGAATTCTTCAAGATGCTGTACCAACGACATGGTTTCTTCTTTTTCAGGTGCTCCATTTCCTGTCATGACAATCTCCCCCCTCGAAAAATGATTTCAATATTCCCGCAAACCTATGAAATCGGTGATTGCCTCCATAACCCGGCGTGGAAGCAAGTCCGGCAGGTAAAAAAGCTCCTTCCTCGCCTTCTGCAAATATCGGTCACACAACCGCCAGGAAGTTCCTAAAGCACCCGATAACCTGATGAGATTAAAGGCCTCTTCCCAATCGGAATTCTGCTTGTCTTCCTTCATTAGGATTTCTTTAAGTTTTGCCCCAGATCGCCTATCCCTCAAGGCATAGATCACCGGCAGGGTAACGATTCCCTGCTTGAGATCGCTGGTCACCGGCTTCCCACATCTCTGTTCGCTACTGACAAAATCGAGCAGATCGTCCGTTATTTGAAACGCCATTCCCAGATAATAACCGTATTTTTTTAAGTGCCCGGCCTCCTCTGCAGTTGCTCCGCAGGCAATCCCTCCAATCCAACAGCAAGCGGAAAAAAGGAGTGCTGTCTTCCGTTTGATGCGCCGCAGGTATTCGACAACCCTCAAATCAATCCTGCCGGCAGTTGCTATCTGTTCGATCTCCCCTTCGCACATTCGCAGGCCGATGGCTGCCAACAAGCGGCTGATTTGCTCATTGCCGTAGCGGCTGATGATCGCCAGCGCCCGCGCAAATAGATAATCACCCGTATACAAGGCAAGTGGATCTCCCCATTCCGCACGAACCGTGGGCAGCCCCCGGCGTAAGGAAGCCCCGTCGATCACGTCATCATGAACAAGCGTAGCCATATGAATCAGCTCGATGGCTACAGCCAGCTGCCCTACCCGCTCTAAATCATAATTAAAAAACTTCCCCGACAACAACACAAAGGCCGGCCGCAGGCGCTTCCCGCCGGCAAGTACCAGCCGGCGGGAGGATTCACCCAGTACCGTCTTGGAAAATGTTGCATATTGTTGTAATTCTTCCTCAACATATGCTAAGTCTTCATGAATATCCTTGAGGATATCCTGAAAGCTCATACTACCACCCGAACAAGAATCGTTCTTTACAACCATACCGCATCTCATCTATGCCTCGACAACGCAGAAGGTACCCCGGAATTCGCCCAAAAAAGCTCCCACCCATCTACTTGGCGTTCTATTAGCGTCCCTTGACACCGAGGCGTGAATATCCTCTTGGTTCGTCACCGCAATAAAGACTTTTCTGCAAGATGATCGAAATCCCTCTTTCGCCCCTCTGGAACAGTGCCGGATATTATTTCATATTGAGGGATCAATTTTTACCCCCACAAGATTCAAAACCCTGGAAACAAAATAATCCACCAGATCGTCTATACTCCGGGGGCCAAAATAAAATGCAGGCATGGGAGGAACAATGTGAACACCGATCTCCGCAAGTGCCAGCATATTTTTCAAATGAATGGAATTGAGGGGGGTTTCTCTAGGGACAAGAACCAGAGGTCTCCTTTCTTTGATGGTGACGTCGGCCGCCCGTTCGATCAGATTGCGAGACGTTCCCGCAGCAATCCCGGCCAACGTAGCCATACTGCAGGGCACGATCAGCATTCCCTTTGTGAGAAAGGATCCGCTGGCAAGACAGCATCCGATATCATTACAATCAAAGCAAAGGAGGGAATCATCTTCCTCCGGGCATCCCAATTTTTCCTTGATCTCAAGGGCGAACTCCTCTACCCCTCCTTTTAATGACCATCCCAACTCCTCCCTGAGCACCCGCGCCCCAGGTTCTGAGATAATCAAGCACACTTTTTCACCGGCCGCCAGCAGCGCCCGGATCGTTTTGAATGCGTAAATAGCACCCGATGCTCCGGTAATGGCGATAACCCAGGGAGCCACGATCAATTCCTCCCCTTACAGCCCATATTCCTGCCACCTAGCGGTGACCAGCTGCTTAATTTCATCCGACATGGTGATCTCTTCCGGCCACTCCCTCGGATGCCCCTCTTCAGGGCCTTTTTTCGTGGCGTCGATCCCCACTTTTGAACCGTAAGCAGGGAGTGGGGAAGCGTGGTCAAGGGTTTCGAGGGGGCCTTCCACAAAGAGGAAGTCTCTTTTCGGGTCGATGTTATTGAAGACCCTCCACCAGACTTCCGACATATCATGGACGTTGACATGAGCATCAACGACAATGATCACTTTCGTAAACATCATCTGCCCCATCCCCCAAATGGCACTCATTACCTTCTTGGCCTGCCCAGGATAGCTCTTCTTAATCGAAACGATGGCGCAGTTATGAAAAACCCCCTCTAGAGGCAGATTAATGTCAACGATCTCCGGAAGCTGCAGCTTCAACAGAGGCAGAAAGATCCTTTCAGTTGCCTTTCCCAAGAAACAATCCTCCATCGGAGGCTTGCCGACCACAGTGGCTGGATAAATGGCATCCTTTCTGTGAGTAATGCAGGTAATGTGAAATACCGGGTACATATCCGGGAGAGAATAATAACCTGTATGGTCTCCAAAGGGGCCCTCCAGCCGCTTTTCGGCAAGATCCACATAGCCTTCCAGAACAATCTCCGCCTCTGCTGGCACCTCTAGGTCGACCGTCAGGCACTTGACCATCTCTACCGCCTGTCTGCGGAGAAAGCCAGCAAAAAGCATCTCATCAATCCCGCGGGGGAGGGGCGCCGTCGCAGCGTAGATGGTGGCCGGGTCGCCCCCGATCGCCACGGCTACATCCATGCGCTTGCCCATCTGCTGGTGCTTCCGGTAGTTTTCCGCCCCGTTTTTATGAATATGCCAGTGCATCCCTGTTGTCCTTCCGTCAAAAACCTGGAGGCGGTACATACCAAGATTGCGAGCCCCTGTTTCCGGGTCTTTAGAAAAAACCAAGGGGAGAGTGATGTAGCGACCGCCATCCCCCGGCCAGCACTTTAAAATGGGGAAGATGTCCAGGGTGGCATCTTCATAATGGACAACCTCCTGGCAAGGCGCCTTTTTAACCAGTTTCGGAGCCCAGGAGGCGATCTCCGCCAGGCGCGGCAATACCTTCAGCTTATCCCAGATTCCTCCAGGAAGCTCCTGAATTGACAGCAGCTCTGAAATTCTTTCTCCAATTTCATCTAAGTTCTCAACGCCGAGGGCAAGAGCCATCCTCTCGAAGCTGCCGAAAGTGTTAATCAAAACCGGATACGAAGAGCCCTTGACATTTTCAAAAAGGAGGGCCGGGCCTCCTGCCTTGCTTACGCGATCGGTTATCTCCGTTATTTCTAAAACCGGATCGACCTCTACCTTAATTCTCCGCAGCAAGTTTTTTCGTTCCAGCGCTGAGATAAAATCCCTCAAGTCCCGGTACACCCCAAATCCCTCCGTTAACAGTTCATGGTCTAGTTATTCAGGCTAGGTAGCGTCTTGCATTCCCCAATGAGATTGCATTATTAGACAATAGGAGTAGGGCACTGAACAATCCCCCTAGAGAATGACACCAGCTCATTGCGCTCAGCCGTTGCTGGAAGCCCAAGCAAAACAGAAAGCGCTTCCTCTAAAACCCCGACCGCCCAGGATGACGACTTGCAACCAGCAAGATAAGCACCGTGAGCAATTCCCAAGAGGATGCCGAACCTCCGCATCAGCGATTGCTCTTCTGGGGTGCCGCCGGCAAAGAGGCATCCTAATGCACAGCACTCGCCATAAAAGGCGCCGTACTGCTTGCGCAGCCACGCTACAAATTCTCCTTCTTTCCGCTGGAGCTGTTGGTGCTTACCCTCCTCCCGGCAGGCATACCCCTCGCTCATTACGGTGATCAAATCGGCAAACCTCTCCAATAAAAACAGACACTGCTTCTCACAGAGCAGATGAAAAAGACTGCTGAGAAGGTAATCACCTGTGAGGATCAACAACTGCTGCTCCTGCCCTCCCTTTTCCCCCGCCTGGTTATGAAATAATGTTCCCATCTGTATAATTGCCATGAATAAAGCAGGGAGTTCAGCTCTGTTCTTTTCCCGGAAAAGACGAGAACTGAACAGAACAAGCGCAGGAGGAACCAAATGATCAACCTCCACAGCTGGTAAGAATTTCTTGAGCAGAGGAAACTCTTTTAAACGCAAAGACCCTTCTAGCTCGGCAATTACGTTTACCAAATTGTCCCAAACGGGGCTCCAGTATGCTGAATGCTGTGAGATTTTCCAGTACAAATTACTTAACAATAAGGGGTTCTTCTTCTGGCAAGAACCCCCCATGATCGCTATATTCACATTCGCAGGTCGCATATTTTCGCTTTTCACGATAGCTTTATGCCACTCCTACTTTTTTGAGCATTACTGCGGGGTCCACAAACAACTTCGGGAATCCCAGGGCTTTCGGGCTCAACCCCAAAGCCAGTCCTATCAATTGAGTGAAGAACGGTATCGGCATCCTGTAGCTGATTCCGTACTTTTTCTCGACGGTTACCTGGCGCATATCCAGGTTCTGCTGGCAGAGCGGGCAGGCAGTAACAACGCAATCTGCTCCTGAATCCCTGGCAAATTTAAGAATATCATTACAAAGCTTAGTACAAACATCTTCATTCGTAACGCCGAGGGATGCACCACAGCACTCCGTTTTATAGGGCCAGGGTACCGGCTCAGCACCAATCGCCCGCATAATATCGTCCATAGCCTGGGGGTTTTCCGGGTCGTCGGCATAGTTCATCAACTTGGGCGGCTTAACAAACAGACATCCATAATAACAGGCAACCTTCAAACCGTTCAGGCTCTTCTTAACCCGCTTTTTTATCTCCTCTAGGGTTTCCGGGTTCGCAAAAACATCGAGATAGCTCTTTAATCTTATCTTACCGTTATAAGGCTTTTCCAGCAGGGAATTAACCTTCTGCTTGAGGTTTTCATCACGGCCGAGTTCGTATTCTACGGCGGCAAACCTTGCGTGGCAGGCAGCGCAAGGAGCGACCATTTCCGATACCGGTAATGCTTCTGCAAGGGCTAGAACGCGTGCTGGAAGGGCAAGAGACAAAAGGTGATCCGTCATATGAGCAGAAGAAGCTCCACAGCAATTCCAGTCCGGGACCTCGATAAATTCGATACCCAAGACCTCGGCAACTGCATAACTGGAAATCCCGTATTCAATACCGCTGGTTTCCAGCGAACAACCCGGATACAAGGCATATTTCGGCATTTATTTCCCCTCCCGCTTGGTCTTTTCGAAAATGTTCTTGATCTCTCGGCGGCCCTTTATCCGGTGGGGGAAGGGCTTGGCCTTACCCTTAAGCATCAAGGGAAGACCGAATTGCATGTCCTTCATGAAGTTGCCCGTCCGTATGTTGTTCATCATGGCCATACCAGGTTCAAAGAGGCGACCAAAAGTGCGAATTGTATACAGGAAGGAATCATTAAAGCTCATAACATACTTGCCTTCCTCAACATACCCCGCTTTGATAGCCTCCTGACGAAGAGTATCCATAACCCGTGCTACTTCAATATTTCTGATGCAGCGAGTTGTACAGGTGTTGCATCCCATGCACACCCAGATTGTCCTGGATTTGAGGACCTCCTCCCTCATCCCCAACATCAACATCCTGATAATCTGGCTGGGCAGGTAATCCATAGCATAGCTGCCAGGGCATCCACCGGAACATTTAGCACACTGGTAGCACTGTCGAATATCCTGGCCGCTCTCTGCAATTACTCTGTCCACAAACGACCTGTTCTCATCCAGCACCTGAGACAAATTGATCTCGCCCATCGCGACCCCCTCTAAAAAAGCATATAATCTTACCTACAACTGTATTCGCCTTTTATTGAATAATTCCTCCTTATAACTGAAAGAAAAATTATCTTTACGAAAAATAATAAGCCTTACATGCTCTTTCCTGTAAGGCCTA includes the following:
- a CDS encoding CoB--CoM heterodisulfide reductase iron-sulfur subunit B family protein, which gives rise to MPKYALYPGCSLETSGIEYGISSYAVAEVLGIEFIEVPDWNCCGASSAHMTDHLLSLALPARVLALAEALPVSEMVAPCAACHARFAAVEYELGRDENLKQKVNSLLEKPYNGKIRLKSYLDVFANPETLEEIKKRVKKSLNGLKVACYYGCLFVKPPKLMNYADDPENPQAMDDIMRAIGAEPVPWPYKTECCGASLGVTNEDVCTKLCNDILKFARDSGADCVVTACPLCQQNLDMRQVTVEKKYGISYRMPIPFFTQLIGLALGLSPKALGFPKLFVDPAVMLKKVGVA
- a CDS encoding menaquinone biosynthesis decarboxylase: MYRDLRDFISALERKNLLRRIKVEVDPVLEITEITDRVSKAGGPALLFENVKGSSYPVLINTFGSFERMALALGVENLDEIGERISELLSIQELPGGIWDKLKVLPRLAEIASWAPKLVKKAPCQEVVHYEDATLDIFPILKCWPGDGGRYITLPLVFSKDPETGARNLGMYRLQVFDGRTTGMHWHIHKNGAENYRKHQQMGKRMDVAVAIGGDPATIYAATAPLPRGIDEMLFAGFLRRQAVEMVKCLTVDLEVPAEAEIVLEGYVDLAEKRLEGPFGDHTGYYSLPDMYPVFHITCITHRKDAIYPATVVGKPPMEDCFLGKATERIFLPLLKLQLPEIVDINLPLEGVFHNCAIVSIKKSYPGQAKKVMSAIWGMGQMMFTKVIIVVDAHVNVHDMSEVWWRVFNNIDPKRDFLFVEGPLETLDHASPLPAYGSKVGIDATKKGPEEGHPREWPEEITMSDEIKQLVTARWQEYGL
- a CDS encoding polyprenyl synthetase family protein encodes the protein MSFQDILKDIHEDLAYVEEELQQYATFSKTVLGESSRRLVLAGGKRLRPAFVLLSGKFFNYDLERVGQLAVAIELIHMATLVHDDVIDGASLRRGLPTVRAEWGDPLALYTGDYLFARALAIISRYGNEQISRLLAAIGLRMCEGEIEQIATAGRIDLRVVEYLRRIKRKTALLFSACCWIGGIACGATAEEAGHLKKYGYYLGMAFQITDDLLDFVSSEQRCGKPVTSDLKQGIVTLPVIYALRDRRSGAKLKEILMKEDKQNSDWEEAFNLIRLSGALGTSWRLCDRYLQKARKELFYLPDLLPRRVMEAITDFIGLREY
- a CDS encoding UbiX family flavin prenyltransferase; translated protein: MAPWVIAITGASGAIYAFKTIRALLAAGEKVCLIISEPGARVLREELGWSLKGGVEEFALEIKEKLGCPEEDDSLLCFDCNDIGCCLASGSFLTKGMLIVPCSMATLAGIAAGTSRNLIERAADVTIKERRPLVLVPRETPLNSIHLKNMLALAEIGVHIVPPMPAFYFGPRSIDDLVDYFVSRVLNLVGVKIDPSI
- a CDS encoding polyprenyl synthetase family protein, whose translation is MGTLFHNQAGEKGGQEQQLLILTGDYLLSSLFHLLCEKQCLFLLERFADLITVMSEGYACREEGKHQQLQRKEGEFVAWLRKQYGAFYGECCALGCLFAGGTPEEQSLMRRFGILLGIAHGAYLAGCKSSSWAVGVLEEALSVLLGLPATAERNELVSFSRGIVQCPTPIV
- the fdnG gene encoding formate dehydrogenase-N subunit alpha, producing the protein MKVTRREFFKISGAAVATLPVLGFDLTPAMAQIGDYRIKNVQPVPTICPYCGCGCGLVVYAADGKVISTEGDPDHPINQGATCAKGASVFQLHDNPRRMTKPLYRAPYSDHWEEKDWDWVLNEIAQRIKKTRDETFITTEKVKTRDETGAEREIEITVNRTDAIATLGGAALDNEECYLYSKLARILGIVYVEHCARLUHGSTVAGLSPTFGRGVMTNHWVDMRNTDCALIIGSNAAENHPMSFKWLTEAREKRGAKIIHVDPRFTRTSARADIYVPMRSGTDIAFIGGIINYILENNLYFHDYVVNYTNAPFIIDDGFDCYDNGVFQGLFTGYDPEKRKYDQSTWKYKTDAAGKPLKDLTLQSPRCVFQLLKKHFERYDVDTVCSITGTPKDLFLKVAETYAATGTRDKSGTILYAMGTTQHTVGSENVRAYAILQLLLGNIGVPGGGVNAMRGESNVQGACDMGLLNHVLTGYMGAPTNDPAYADLAGYLAKETPKAGFKVNTPKWLKSMLKAWYGDAATPENDFCYDYLPKRRAGRDHSHIGIFEAMYDGEIKGLLIFGSNPFVSGPDAAKETKALEKLDWMVAADLFETETASFWKREAGADPSKIKTEVFFLPAAASYEKSGTITNSGRWIQFRWKAVDPVGEAISDLEIFREIGHKIKEVYQGSTDPKDKPILDMTWDYPEEEAALLDAVQREINGYDLKTGKLMPKFADLRDDGTTSCGVWIYCGMYTEEGNKTQLRSTEDPSGMGVYPKWSYAWPANRRIVYNRCSADPSGKPWSEDKKIVWWDGGSWKGIDVPDFIVKYGPGDAEDKAFIMKDDGVGGLFAKMADGPFPEHYEPWESPVKHPFSPVQFNPVAIIWDTPMNPQGKADRYPIIGTTYRVVEHWQAGIMTRNTPWLAELMPEAFVEISKELAAEKGIANGDVVTVESARAKVKAVACVTGRFKPFKINGKWYHEIGLVWHYGFQGIAKGDPANRLTPHIGCANSQTPEYKAFLCDIYKGVK
- the tatC gene encoding twin-arginine translocase subunit TatC, with the protein product MTGNGAPEKEETMSLVQHLEEFRRVIIISLLAIGIASIGSFFFIEQILKIITRPLDAQGIKLVYTAITEGIFVKFKIALIAGTIFAAPVVLWQGWRFVVPALYPHEKRYLCRLLPASIILFVAGVVFAYFAVFPVAIYVLINLASEFDPMLTISRYLSFTMTFLIPFGLIFELPLVVYFLTKIGVVTPEWLIRNRKYAVVVTFILAAMLTPGPDPLSQLIMAAPILILYEVGIIVAKTVARKKEAKFKELAGEES
- a CDS encoding 4Fe-4S dicluster domain-containing protein, coding for MGEINLSQVLDENRSFVDRVIAESGQDIRQCYQCAKCSGGCPGSYAMDYLPSQIIRMLMLGMREEVLKSRTIWVCMGCNTCTTRCIRNIEVARVMDTLRQEAIKAGYVEEGKYVMSFNDSFLYTIRTFGRLFEPGMAMMNNIRTGNFMKDMQFGLPLMLKGKAKPFPHRIKGRREIKNIFEKTKREGK